A DNA window from Streptomyces sp. 71268 contains the following coding sequences:
- a CDS encoding isocitrate lyase/phosphoenolpyruvate mutase family protein yields the protein MPPTHADNTAGSAENSDAANADNTAKAFLALHHGRAPADPLILPGPWDAASARIFADVGFPALATPSAGIAASLGYEDGGGTPVDEMFAAIARITRVVDIPVSADVEDGYGLAPAELVERLLEAGVVGCNLEDTDLATGQLKDARQHADWLARVRQEAGDRLVINARVDTFLRGDTSAAAAIERARLYVAAGADVIYPLLAPVELVTELAQGVGAPLNMAAMPGGPTLAEIGELGAARITFGPGLFHEAMEALRGHAERLRSAQPGA from the coding sequence ATGCCCCCCACTCACGCCGACAACACAGCGGGCAGCGCTGAGAACAGCGACGCCGCCAACGCCGACAACACCGCCAAGGCGTTCCTGGCCCTGCACCACGGCCGGGCGCCCGCCGACCCGCTGATCCTTCCCGGTCCCTGGGACGCGGCCAGCGCGCGGATCTTCGCCGACGTCGGCTTCCCGGCGCTGGCGACGCCGAGCGCGGGCATCGCGGCCTCGCTCGGCTATGAGGACGGCGGCGGCACGCCGGTCGACGAGATGTTCGCGGCGATCGCCCGCATCACCCGGGTGGTGGACATCCCGGTGTCGGCCGACGTCGAGGACGGCTACGGCCTGGCCCCGGCCGAGTTGGTGGAGCGGTTGCTCGAAGCGGGCGTGGTGGGCTGCAACCTGGAGGACACCGACCTGGCGACCGGCCAGCTCAAGGACGCCCGGCAGCACGCCGACTGGCTGGCGCGGGTGCGCCAGGAGGCCGGCGACCGGCTGGTGATCAACGCCCGGGTGGACACCTTCCTGCGCGGCGACACCAGCGCGGCGGCGGCCATCGAGCGGGCCAGGTTGTACGTCGCCGCGGGCGCGGACGTGATCTACCCGCTGCTGGCCCCGGTCGAGTTGGTCACGGAGTTGGCCCAGGGCGTCGGCGCGCCGCTGAACATGGCCGCCATGCCCGGCGGCCCGACCCTGGCCGAGATCGGCGAGCTGGGAGCGGCCCGGATCACCTTCGGGCCCGGGCTGTTCCACGAGGCGATGGAAGCGCTGCGCGGGCACGCCGAGCGACTGCGCTCGGCCCAGCCCGGAGCGTAG
- a CDS encoding carboxymuconolactone decarboxylase family protein: MATSETARRRGPRMALPTLAPEFYKAMINLDAAARRGLDPALIELVKIRASQINHCAFCITMYTRDARTEGESEERIYLLNAWEESPSYFTAKEQAALALTEAVTVLTDGFVPDAVYDRAAEHFEAAELAQLVSLIITINAWNRISVTTRMSPGKPPSEEL, encoded by the coding sequence ATGGCGACGAGCGAAACGGCCCGTAGACGGGGTCCGAGGATGGCACTGCCCACCCTCGCACCCGAGTTCTACAAGGCCATGATCAATCTTGACGCGGCGGCCAGACGGGGTCTCGACCCCGCTCTGATCGAGCTGGTGAAGATTCGCGCGTCGCAGATCAACCACTGCGCCTTCTGCATCACGATGTACACCCGGGACGCACGGACGGAAGGGGAGAGCGAGGAGCGGATATATCTGCTCAACGCGTGGGAGGAGTCGCCGTCGTACTTCACCGCCAAGGAACAGGCAGCGCTCGCGCTGACCGAGGCGGTGACCGTCCTCACCGACGGGTTCGTACCGGACGCGGTCTACGACCGGGCGGCCGAGCACTTCGAGGCCGCCGAACTCGCCCAACTCGTCAGCCTGATCATCACGATCAACGCGTGGAACCGGATCAGCGTGACCACGCGGATGTCCCCTGGTAAACCGCCCTCCGAGGAGTTGTGA
- a CDS encoding PLP-dependent aminotransferase family protein, translating to MADSWATETPSDSAADFAVGSDLHLELSRTGGVRASLMSALRDAVRSGRLAPGTRLPSSRTLATDLGIARNTVADAYAELVAEGWLTARQGSGTRVAERAVPSDTRVEPPTPVRRPPPRPAPAPTPVYDLMPGSPDVSSFPRAAWLTAARKAITHAPNDAFGYGTHVAGRPELRRALAEYLARARGVRAAPERILICSGLSEGLRLVGEVLGDTARLPGATPGADLVAVESFGLDIHRDLLTGCGLRTVAVGFDEHGPRTEELASTGARAALMTPAHQFPFGVSLPPDRRAATVKWAVETGGVLLEDDYDGEFRYDGQRVGAVQGLDPEHVVYMGTVSKSLSPALRLGWLVLPERLFAAVAELKRRPGSQTSGLDQLTLAEFITSGAYDRHVRGMRQRYQRRRDQLVAALAERAPHVKVSGIAAGLHAVLELPPGTEQSVINGAVWQGLALEGLRRFRLGAGTGGDGAPRDDVIGDALVVGYGTPPDHAYAGALDALCRALP from the coding sequence ATGGCAGATTCTTGGGCCACTGAGACGCCGTCCGACTCCGCCGCCGACTTCGCCGTCGGCAGCGACCTCCACCTGGAGCTGAGTCGAACGGGAGGTGTCCGGGCGTCGCTGATGAGCGCGCTGCGGGACGCCGTACGATCCGGCCGGCTCGCCCCCGGCACCCGCCTGCCCTCCTCCCGCACCCTCGCCACCGACCTGGGCATCGCCCGCAACACGGTCGCCGACGCCTACGCCGAACTCGTCGCCGAGGGCTGGCTCACCGCCCGCCAGGGCTCCGGGACGCGCGTGGCCGAGCGTGCCGTCCCCTCCGACACCCGCGTCGAGCCCCCGACCCCGGTACGCCGCCCGCCCCCGCGCCCCGCGCCCGCCCCCACCCCGGTCTACGACCTGATGCCCGGCTCGCCCGACGTCTCCTCCTTCCCGCGCGCCGCCTGGCTGACCGCCGCCCGCAAGGCCATCACCCACGCGCCCAACGACGCCTTCGGCTACGGCACGCACGTCGCCGGCCGCCCCGAACTGCGCCGGGCGCTCGCCGAGTACCTCGCCCGCGCCCGGGGCGTACGCGCGGCGCCCGAGCGCATCCTCATCTGCTCCGGCCTGTCCGAGGGGCTGCGCCTGGTCGGCGAGGTGCTCGGTGACACCGCGCGGCTGCCCGGCGCGACACCCGGCGCCGACCTGGTGGCGGTCGAGTCCTTCGGCCTGGACATCCACCGCGACCTGCTCACCGGCTGCGGGCTGCGCACCGTCGCCGTCGGCTTCGACGAACACGGCCCGCGCACCGAGGAATTGGCGAGTACGGGGGCCAGGGCGGCGCTGATGACGCCGGCCCACCAGTTCCCGTTCGGCGTCTCGCTGCCGCCCGACCGGCGCGCGGCCACCGTCAAGTGGGCGGTGGAGACCGGCGGCGTACTCCTGGAGGACGACTACGACGGCGAGTTCCGCTACGACGGGCAGCGGGTCGGCGCCGTGCAGGGCCTGGACCCCGAACACGTCGTCTACATGGGCACCGTCAGCAAGAGCCTGTCGCCCGCGCTGCGCCTGGGTTGGCTGGTGCTGCCGGAGCGGCTGTTCGCGGCCGTCGCCGAACTCAAGCGCCGCCCCGGCTCCCAGACCAGCGGCCTGGACCAGCTCACGCTGGCGGAGTTCATCACCTCGGGGGCGTACGACCGGCACGTACGCGGCATGCGCCAGCGCTACCAGCGCCGCCGCGACCAACTCGTCGCCGCCCTGGCCGAGCGCGCCCCGCACGTGAAGGTCAGCGGCATAGCGGCCGGTCTGCACGCGGTGCTCGAACTCCCGCCGGGCACCGAGCAGTCGGTGATCAACGGGGCCGTCTGGCAGGGCCTGGCCCTGGAGGGGCTGCGCCGCTTCCGGCTGGGCGCGGGCACCGGCGGCGACGGCGCCCCGCGCGACGACGTCATCGGCGACGCCCTGGTCGTCGGCTACGGCACCCCGCCCGACCACGCGTACGCCGGCGCGCTGGACGCCCTGTGCCGGGCGTTGCCATAG
- the rocD gene encoding ornithine--oxo-acid transaminase has translation MTASERSIAAAEAHSAHNYHPLPVVVAAADGAWVTDVEGRRYLDMLAGYSALNFGHGNRRLIDAAKAQLERVTLTSRAFHHDRFADFCTELAALCGKEMVLPMNTGAEAIETAVKTARKWGYQVKGVPDGQAKIVVAADNFHGRTTTIVSFSTDPEARADFGPYTPGFEIVPYGDLAALEAAVDEHTVAVLIEPIQGEAGVLVPPAGYLPGVRELTRERNVLFIADEIQSGLGRTGRTFACDHEDVVPDVYVLGKALGGGVVPVSAVVADRDVLGVYRPGEHGSTFGGNPLACAVALEVIDMLRGGEYQQRATELGEHLHRELAALAGGGAVREVRGRGLWAGVDIDPALGTGREVSERLMARGVLVKDTHGSTIRIAPPLVVSKEDLDWGLEQLRAVLTSAGEGAQGG, from the coding sequence GTGACCGCTAGTGAACGCAGCATCGCCGCAGCAGAGGCGCACAGCGCGCACAACTACCACCCGCTGCCCGTCGTCGTCGCCGCCGCGGACGGCGCCTGGGTGACCGATGTCGAGGGGCGCCGCTACCTCGACATGCTCGCCGGATACTCCGCGCTCAACTTCGGACACGGCAACCGCCGCCTCATCGACGCCGCCAAGGCCCAGTTGGAGCGGGTCACGCTGACGTCGAGGGCGTTCCACCACGACAGGTTCGCCGACTTCTGTACGGAGCTTGCCGCGCTGTGCGGCAAGGAGATGGTCCTGCCGATGAACACCGGCGCCGAGGCCATCGAGACCGCGGTCAAGACGGCCCGCAAGTGGGGCTACCAGGTCAAGGGCGTGCCGGACGGCCAGGCCAAGATCGTCGTCGCGGCCGACAACTTCCACGGCCGCACCACGACCATCGTCAGCTTCTCCACCGACCCGGAGGCACGGGCCGACTTCGGTCCGTACACGCCCGGCTTCGAGATCGTCCCGTACGGCGACCTGGCCGCGCTGGAGGCGGCGGTGGACGAGCACACCGTCGCCGTGCTGATCGAGCCGATCCAGGGCGAGGCGGGCGTGCTGGTGCCGCCGGCCGGCTACCTGCCGGGGGTGCGGGAGCTGACCCGGGAGAGGAACGTGCTGTTCATCGCGGACGAGATCCAGTCGGGGCTGGGGCGCACCGGCAGGACCTTCGCCTGCGACCACGAGGACGTGGTTCCGGACGTGTACGTGCTGGGCAAGGCGCTCGGCGGCGGCGTGGTGCCGGTCTCCGCGGTGGTCGCCGACCGCGACGTGCTGGGCGTCTACCGCCCGGGCGAGCACGGCTCCACCTTCGGCGGCAACCCGCTGGCCTGCGCCGTCGCCCTCGAGGTGATCGACATGCTGCGCGGTGGCGAGTACCAGCAGCGGGCCACCGAACTCGGCGAGCACCTGCACCGCGAGCTGGCGGCGCTGGCCGGCGGCGGCGCGGTGCGCGAGGTGCGCGGGCGCGGCCTGTGGGCCGGCGTGGACATCGACCCGGCGCTCGGCACGGGCCGCGAGGTCTCCGAGCGGCTGATGGCCCGCGGGGTGCTGGTCAAGGACACCCACGGCAGCACCATCCGGATCGCCCCGCCGCTGGTGGTCAGCAAGGAGGACCTGGACTGGGGCCTTGAGCAGCTCCGCGCCGTGCTGACCTCGGCCGGCGAGGGCGCCCAGGGCGGCTGA
- the trpS gene encoding tryptophan--tRNA ligase: MAHDRPRALSGIQPTAGSFHLGNYLGAIRQYVALQETHDAFYMVVDLHAITVPQDPRELRANTRLAAAQLLAAGLDPERCTLFIQSHVPEHAQLGWVMNCLTGFGEASRMTQFKDKSARHGADRTTVGLFTYPVLQVADILLYQADQVPVGEDQRQHIELTRDLAERFNSRYGHAFTVPSAHIVKETGKIYDLQDPSIKMSKSASTPKGIISLLDEPKVSAKKIKSAVTDLDTVIRYDEENKPGVSNLLTIYSTLTGTSIADLERKYEGKGYGALKTDLAEVMVDWVTPFRSRTQEYLDDPETLDNILAKGAEKARSVAAETLALAYDKVGMLPAKH; encoded by the coding sequence ATGGCCCATGACCGTCCTCGCGCGCTGTCCGGTATCCAGCCCACTGCGGGCTCCTTCCACCTCGGCAACTACCTCGGTGCGATCCGTCAGTACGTCGCCTTGCAGGAAACCCACGACGCCTTCTACATGGTGGTCGACCTCCACGCGATCACGGTCCCGCAGGACCCGCGGGAACTGCGCGCCAACACCCGGCTCGCCGCCGCGCAGCTGCTGGCGGCCGGGCTCGACCCGGAGCGGTGCACGCTCTTCATCCAGAGCCACGTGCCCGAGCACGCGCAGCTCGGCTGGGTGATGAACTGCCTCACCGGCTTCGGCGAGGCGTCCCGCATGACGCAGTTCAAGGACAAGTCGGCCAGGCACGGTGCCGACCGGACGACCGTGGGCCTGTTCACCTATCCGGTCCTCCAGGTCGCCGACATCCTCCTCTACCAGGCCGACCAGGTCCCGGTCGGCGAGGACCAGCGCCAGCACATCGAGCTGACCCGGGACCTCGCGGAGCGGTTCAACAGCCGCTACGGCCACGCCTTCACGGTGCCCTCGGCGCACATCGTCAAGGAGACCGGCAAGATCTACGACCTGCAGGACCCGTCGATCAAGATGAGCAAGTCGGCGTCCACGCCGAAGGGCATCATCAGCCTGCTGGACGAGCCCAAGGTCTCCGCGAAGAAGATCAAGAGCGCGGTCACGGACCTGGACACCGTGATCCGCTACGACGAGGAGAACAAGCCCGGCGTGAGCAACCTGCTCACCATCTACTCCACCCTCACCGGCACCAGCATCGCCGACCTGGAACGCAAGTACGAGGGCAAGGGCTACGGCGCGCTGAAGACCGACCTGGCGGAGGTCATGGTCGACTGGGTCACACCGTTCCGCAGCCGCACCCAGGAATACCTGGACGACCCCGAGACGCTGGACAACATCCTGGCCAAGGGGGCCGAGAAGGCACGGTCCGTCGCGGCCGAGACCCTGGCCCTGGCGTACGACAAGGTGGGCATGCTGCCCGCCAAGCACTGA
- a CDS encoding 2'-5' RNA ligase family protein produces MGTVTIGVSIAVPEPYGSFLQKRRAGFGDPAAHGIPTHVTLLPPTEVDAAALPGIERHLAEVAAGWGPFPMRLSGTDTFRPLSPVVFVKIVEGADDCTALQERVRAASGPCARELQFPYHPHVTIAHGISEEAMDRAYAELKDYEAAWTIEGFALYEQGQDGVWRLEREYPFGSAGGRGPGPTFPRQTQHADRDRDGHDRVRSLDSARDRGRGRGGARNESLNVTE; encoded by the coding sequence GTGGGGACCGTAACGATCGGCGTTTCGATCGCGGTCCCGGAGCCGTACGGCAGCTTCCTCCAGAAGCGGCGCGCGGGCTTCGGGGACCCGGCCGCGCACGGCATCCCCACGCACGTCACGCTGCTGCCGCCCACCGAGGTGGACGCCGCGGCGCTGCCCGGCATCGAGCGCCACCTCGCGGAGGTCGCGGCCGGCTGGGGCCCCTTCCCGATGCGGCTGTCCGGGACGGACACCTTCCGCCCGCTCTCGCCGGTCGTCTTCGTGAAGATCGTGGAGGGCGCCGACGACTGCACGGCGCTCCAGGAGCGCGTCCGGGCGGCGTCCGGGCCGTGCGCCCGCGAGCTGCAGTTCCCCTACCACCCACACGTCACCATCGCGCACGGCATCTCCGAGGAGGCGATGGACCGCGCGTACGCCGAGCTGAAGGACTACGAGGCGGCGTGGACCATCGAGGGCTTCGCGCTCTACGAACAAGGCCAGGACGGCGTCTGGCGGTTGGAGCGCGAATACCCTTTCGGCTCGGCGGGAGGGCGGGGTCCGGGCCCGACCTTCCCGCGCCAGACGCAGCACGCGGACCGTGACCGCGACGGGCACGACCGCGTCCGGAGCCTGGACTCGGCTCGCGACCGGGGCCGAGGCCGTGGTGGAGCGCGGAACGAATCGCTGAATGTGACCGAGTGA
- a CDS encoding TetR family transcriptional regulator — MDGHPSLRERKKQRTYQAISDAAIALFLEQGFDQVSVAEIAAAAMVSKPTLFRYFPTKEDLALYRFADHEGEASRVVRDRAPEQSPLQALHAHFRAGLDRRDPVTGLCDDSEVLAFHRLLYGTPSLVARLYAYTTRSEEALARTLYEVAHAPEATHRPADAPVAVTGAVPGPLVGPGLPGAGPDLPVPGSALPGPGEPTRLEALTARLTASQVIAAQRILALDNWRRIADGESADAVYPSAVAAADHAFSVLGSHL, encoded by the coding sequence ATGGACGGCCACCCGAGTCTTCGCGAGCGCAAGAAGCAGCGCACCTATCAGGCGATCTCCGACGCCGCGATCGCGCTCTTCCTTGAGCAGGGCTTCGACCAGGTCTCGGTGGCGGAGATCGCCGCCGCGGCCATGGTGTCCAAGCCCACGTTGTTCCGCTATTTCCCGACCAAGGAAGACCTCGCTCTCTACCGCTTCGCGGACCACGAGGGCGAGGCCAGCCGCGTGGTCCGCGACCGCGCCCCCGAGCAGAGCCCCCTGCAGGCGCTGCACGCGCACTTCCGCGCCGGCCTCGACCGCCGCGACCCGGTCACGGGCCTGTGCGACGACAGCGAGGTCCTCGCCTTCCACCGCCTGCTGTACGGCACGCCGAGCCTGGTGGCGCGGCTGTACGCGTACACGACGCGGTCCGAGGAGGCCCTGGCCCGCACGCTGTACGAGGTGGCACACGCCCCCGAGGCGACGCACCGCCCGGCCGACGCGCCGGTGGCCGTCACCGGGGCGGTCCCGGGCCCGCTCGTCGGTCCTGGCCTGCCGGGCGCGGGTCCCGACCTGCCGGTTCCCGGCTCTGCCCTGCCGGGCCCCGGGGAGCCGACCAGGCTGGAGGCCCTGACGGCCCGCCTCACCGCGAGCCAGGTCATCGCGGCTCAGCGCATCCTGGCGCTCGACAACTGGCGCCGGATAGCCGACGGCGAGAGCGCCGACGCGGTCTACCCGTCGGCCGTCGCCGCCGCCGACCACGCCTTCTCCGTGCTCGGCTCCCACCTCTGA